Proteins from a single region of Catenulispora acidiphila DSM 44928:
- the gcvPA gene encoding aminomethyl-transferring glycine dehydrogenase subunit GcvPA, with product MGHPYIPNSDPEIRGRMLAAIGAASVEEFYADIPDAIRLHRPLDLPAPLRSEAELVRHMDRLLSRNKPAELSFLGAGCYRHHVPAVVEEIANRSEFLTAYAGEPYEDHGRFQALWEYQSLMGELLELDVVNVPTYDGFQAAGTALRMAGRVTGRRRLLLVGPVDPDKMSKIEDFVRPDHDVEVLDGTDDGWQAADLVVGADVAAVYIEAPNYHGVLDPALPLLAERAHAVGALLVVGCNPISLGVVASPASYGADIVCGDIQPLGIRMSFGGGNAGFIATRDEQRLVREFPSRLFGVVPTVVEGEYGFGDVFYDRTSFALREEGKEWVGTAAALNGIMAGVYLALMGPHGMREIGETILALTAYAQERLAAVPCVSAPNGEAGAGLVSFADFVVRFTGLLTAADINALLLERGIQGGKVLSETDALFCVTEVHTREDVDRLAAVLEEIAK from the coding sequence GTGGGCCATCCGTACATCCCGAACAGCGATCCCGAGATCAGAGGGCGAATGCTGGCGGCGATCGGCGCGGCGAGCGTCGAGGAGTTCTACGCCGACATCCCGGACGCGATCCGGCTGCACCGCCCCCTGGACCTCCCGGCGCCGCTGCGCTCGGAAGCCGAACTGGTCCGGCACATGGACCGTCTGCTGTCCCGCAACAAGCCGGCCGAGCTGAGCTTTCTGGGCGCCGGCTGCTATCGGCACCATGTGCCCGCGGTCGTGGAGGAGATCGCCAACCGCAGTGAGTTCCTGACCGCGTATGCCGGCGAGCCGTATGAGGACCACGGCCGGTTCCAGGCGCTGTGGGAGTACCAGTCGCTGATGGGAGAGCTGCTGGAGCTGGACGTGGTCAACGTCCCGACCTACGACGGCTTCCAGGCAGCGGGCACGGCGTTGCGGATGGCTGGCCGCGTCACCGGACGGCGGCGTCTGCTGCTGGTCGGACCGGTCGATCCGGACAAGATGTCGAAGATCGAGGACTTCGTCCGTCCCGACCACGACGTCGAGGTGCTGGACGGTACCGACGACGGATGGCAGGCCGCTGATTTGGTCGTCGGCGCCGACGTCGCCGCCGTCTACATCGAGGCGCCGAACTACCACGGGGTTCTCGACCCGGCGCTGCCGCTGCTGGCGGAGCGCGCGCACGCCGTCGGGGCGCTGCTGGTGGTCGGGTGCAATCCGATCTCGCTGGGCGTGGTGGCCTCGCCTGCGTCGTACGGCGCGGACATCGTCTGCGGCGACATCCAGCCGCTGGGAATCCGCATGAGCTTCGGGGGCGGCAACGCCGGGTTCATCGCCACGCGGGACGAGCAGCGGTTGGTGCGGGAGTTCCCGTCGCGGCTGTTCGGGGTGGTGCCGACGGTGGTCGAGGGTGAGTACGGGTTCGGCGACGTCTTCTACGACCGGACGTCCTTCGCCCTGCGGGAGGAGGGGAAGGAGTGGGTCGGGACGGCCGCCGCGCTGAACGGGATCATGGCCGGTGTCTACCTGGCGCTGATGGGACCGCACGGGATGCGGGAGATCGGGGAGACGATCCTCGCGCTGACGGCTTACGCGCAGGAGCGGTTGGCGGCCGTGCCTTGCGTCTCGGCGCCGAATGGCGAGGCGGGGGCGGGGTTGGTGTCGTTTGCCGATTTCGTGGTGCGGTTCACCGGGTTGCTGACCGCCGCGGACATCAATGCCCTGCTTCTGGAGCGGGGGATCCAGGGCGGCAAGGTGCTGTCCGAGACCGATGCGCTGTTCTGCGTGACGGAGGTTCACACGCGCGAGGACGTCGATCGTCTCGCCGCTGTTCTTGAGGAGATTGCCAAGTGA